The DNA segment GTCAGCACCGCCAGCAGCCAGGTCTGGCCGAGGTTAAGCAGCATCAACTGACGGCGCGTCACACCCAGCGCCCACAGCGGCGCCAGTTGCCCGAGGCGGCTCTGGCTCTGGGTCAGCAGGCTGATGAACAGCGCCACACCGGCCACCGCCAGGGTCAGGCTGTTCAGCGCGGCGGTGGCGGCGAAAGTGCGCTCGAATACTTGCACCGACCAACCCTTGAGCCGCGCCTGATCGACGATGCGGCTGTCATCGAGTTGAAAGCGCGTTTGCAGTGCGCGCAAAAACGGCGGGATGTCGGGCGGCGCGATGCGCAAGTTGAAACGGTTCGGCGTCAGTGACGGCCACAGCCGCAGCAGATGATTACTGTTGACCAGCAGGTGGCCCTTGGGATTGCCGTAGTCGGCGTAGATCCCGACGATCCGCGGGGACCACGCCCCGCCCGGCGTCGGCAGGCTCAGGTGATCACCCGCGCGCACCTTCAGGCGTCGTGCCAATTGTTCGCTGAGCATCACCGCATCGTCCGTCGCCAGGTGCGCCCACGGATCGCCGGCAATCGCCTCGAGCAACGGCCAGTGTTGGCGATAATAGGGATGATCGATCACCCCGAAGACATCCGCCGGCCACCCCTGCAGGGTCACCGCCACTTGCCAGTTGGGCAGCACCGCGCTGACGCTCGGCTGTTGTTTGAGCCAGGCGTACATTTCGCGGGACTGCGCCGGATTGACCGGGTTGAGGTACAGCTCGGCACTGAGACGTTGTTCGAGCCAGTCGTCGAAGGTCTGGCGAAAACCGGCGGTCATGCTGCCAGCACCGATGTTCGCCGACAGCGCCAGCAGCAACGCCATCAGCGCCAGACTGAGTGCCGGCAGTTGCTGGCGGCAGTCGGCGAGAAACCACTGGCCGAGTACCGAGCGACTGCGCCCGAGCAAGGGATTGAGCACCGCGCTGAGCACCACCGGCAACGCCAGCGCGGCGCCGAGCAGCAACCCGGCCATCAACACAAACCCGCTACCGAGACTGTCACCGAACAGCAATGCCAACAGCGCGATCAGGCCCAGCAGCGCCGCCAGCCAACCCTGACGGCGCAACCAGCGCGCATGTTGCTGATGCCAGGCCTGCGGATCCGCCACCGCCAACAGCGGCAAGCGTGCCGCACGCAGCAGACTGTTGGCACCGGCCAGCAACGCGCCGAACAGGCTCAAACCAATACCGCTGAACCACCACCACGGGCTCAGGCGCAACTGCCCCGCCACTTCTGCGCCGTACAGACCGCGCAGACTGGCGGCGACATCCGGCAGCAGCACGCTCGCCAGCCAGTAACCGCTGATGACCCCGAACACCCCGCCAACCAACGCCAGCACACCGAGTTCGACGATCAGACAGCCGATCAACATCCGCGCACTAACCCCGCAGGCGCGCAACGTGCGCAGCAGACCACGACGCTGTTCCAGCGCCAGACCGATGGCCGCGTGCACGATAAACAGCCCGACCAGAAACGAGAGAAAGCCCAAGGCATCGAGGTTGAGGTGAAAACTCTCGGTCAGGCGCGAAAGATTGTTTTCCTCGGCGCTGCTTTTAAGCTGCAACCGACCATTGAACGCCGGCGGTAGCTCGGCATGAAAATCCTTGGGCAGTAACAGCCGCGACAGTTGCCCGGGCTGTTCGAGCAGGGTTTGCGCGACACCGATGTCCACCAGCAACACGCCCGGCGCCATGTCCTTTTGTGTGTGCAGCGGCGGCAGGGTCTGGCCGCTGGCGGTTTGCGGCGTGGCGCCTTCGGTCAGGCCCAAGGCGTGCAGGGTTTCCGGGGAAATCCAGGTGCTGCCCGGCGGTGAGAAGAACTCGACGATGCGCTCGATCGGCATCGCCTGCCCTGCCACCGCAGCGTCCGTCGGCAGCGACACCGGTTCGATGCCCATCAGTTGCAGCCGCTGCTCCTGGTGATCCTTGAGCATCAGCCG comes from the Pseudomonas sp. RSB 5.4 genome and includes:
- a CDS encoding ABC transporter permease — its product is MNVFWQTLRALLSHWRRHPVQFFSVLTGLWLATSLLTGVEALNSQARDSYARASQMIGGEPQASLVAPSGATFTQQWFIDLRRAGWPVSPQLQGRLMLKDHQEQRLQLMGIEPVSLPTDAAVAGQAMPIERIVEFFSPPGSTWISPETLHALGLTEGATPQTASGQTLPPLHTQKDMAPGVLLVDIGVAQTLLEQPGQLSRLLLPKDFHAELPPAFNGRLQLKSSAEENNLSRLTESFHLNLDALGFLSFLVGLFIVHAAIGLALEQRRGLLRTLRACGVSARMLIGCLIVELGVLALVGGVFGVISGYWLASVLLPDVAASLRGLYGAEVAGQLRLSPWWWFSGIGLSLFGALLAGANSLLRAARLPLLAVADPQAWHQQHARWLRRQGWLAALLGLIALLALLFGDSLGSGFVLMAGLLLGAALALPVVLSAVLNPLLGRSRSVLGQWFLADCRQQLPALSLALMALLLALSANIGAGSMTAGFRQTFDDWLEQRLSAELYLNPVNPAQSREMYAWLKQQPSVSAVLPNWQVAVTLQGWPADVFGVIDHPYYRQHWPLLEAIAGDPWAHLATDDAVMLSEQLARRLKVRAGDHLSLPTPGGAWSPRIVGIYADYGNPKGHLLVNSNHLLRLWPSLTPNRFNLRIAPPDIPPFLRALQTRFQLDDSRIVDQARLKGWSVQVFERTFAATAALNSLTLAVAGVALFISLLTQSQSRLGQLAPLWALGVTRRQLMLLNLGQTWLLAVLTLVLALPLGIALAWCLDAVINVQAFGWRLPLRIFPLQLLQLLGLALLATLLASAWPLYSLYRTQPADLLRTFAHED